The following coding sequences lie in one Myxococcaceae bacterium JPH2 genomic window:
- a CDS encoding MotA/TolQ/ExbB proton channel family protein, translating to MNLGFVTNLPVLANAGGANETFIEELGRRWEAGQAGMYPIAICLVIALAIIIERSLVLFMKSSINKEGFLRGLKKHIYAGDLDKAINYVAGQKSTPLTNVIKAGLMNVPKGEDEVQAALDEASLRETPKLEARTGYLAMLGNAAMLSGLLGTVNGLITCFEAVANVNPADKATILANGISEAMNCTGFGLVTAIPALIAFSVLMGRTQALINDINETSVAVLNLIVANRDKFKNLSVPVSKDEE from the coding sequence ATGAACCTGGGGTTCGTGACCAATCTGCCCGTTCTGGCGAACGCGGGCGGCGCCAACGAGACTTTCATCGAGGAACTGGGTCGTCGTTGGGAAGCCGGCCAGGCCGGTATGTACCCCATCGCCATCTGCCTCGTCATCGCGCTGGCGATCATCATCGAGCGCAGCCTGGTGCTCTTCATGAAGTCCTCCATCAACAAGGAGGGCTTCCTGCGTGGCCTGAAGAAGCACATCTACGCAGGTGACCTGGACAAGGCCATCAACTACGTGGCCGGCCAGAAGTCCACGCCGCTGACCAACGTCATCAAGGCCGGCCTGATGAACGTCCCGAAGGGTGAGGACGAGGTCCAGGCCGCCCTCGACGAGGCCAGCCTCCGCGAGACGCCGAAGCTCGAGGCGCGCACGGGCTACCTGGCCATGCTCGGCAACGCGGCCATGCTCTCCGGCCTCCTGGGAACGGTGAACGGTCTCATCACCTGTTTCGAGGCCGTGGCGAACGTGAACCCGGCGGACAAGGCGACCATCCTCGCCAACGGTATTTCTGAAGCCATGAACTGCACGGGCTTCGGTCTGGTGACGGCCATCCCGGCGCTCATCGCCTTCTCCGTGCTGATGGGCCGCACCCAGGCCCTCATCAACGACATCAACGAGACCAGCGTCGCGGTGCTCAACCTCATCGTGGCCAACCGGGACAAGTTCAAGAACCTGAGCGTGCCGGTCTCCAAGGACGAGGAGTAG
- a CDS encoding general secretion pathway protein GspE: MARKRIGELLVERGAISPAQLEAGLAAQRQTRQRLGVTLIAQGAITEATLAQALSDALGIPQVDLAAITPDWAAVHMLRARFCEQHDLFPFALESVGGRRQLVVALSDPLNVTAVEEMEFTTGLKVSARVAALSAVRSAILRYYHKVPVTSAPRPGAPERPAAVARPAVARPVARPVTVLEEDDEEVIVGEELPAGEKTQRTSLADLIRERETQRKQRREQAPAARPRGSGGGGVLDDLDYLFGQAREEPERLEELERRFWALMRIMARKGLLSKEEFTRELDDEAGED, encoded by the coding sequence ATGGCCCGGAAGCGCATTGGAGAACTCCTGGTGGAGCGGGGGGCGATCAGCCCCGCGCAGCTCGAGGCGGGGCTCGCCGCCCAGCGACAGACCCGGCAACGACTGGGGGTGACGCTCATCGCACAGGGCGCCATCACCGAGGCGACCTTGGCGCAGGCGCTGAGCGACGCCTTGGGAATCCCGCAGGTGGACCTGGCGGCGATCACCCCAGACTGGGCCGCGGTGCACATGCTGCGCGCCCGCTTCTGCGAGCAGCATGACCTGTTCCCTTTCGCACTGGAGAGCGTGGGCGGGCGCCGGCAGCTCGTGGTGGCGCTGAGCGATCCGCTCAACGTGACGGCCGTGGAGGAGATGGAGTTCACCACCGGACTCAAGGTGAGCGCGCGCGTGGCGGCGCTGTCCGCGGTGCGCAGCGCCATCCTCCGCTACTACCACAAGGTGCCCGTGACCTCCGCGCCCCGGCCCGGAGCGCCGGAGCGCCCCGCCGCGGTGGCTCGGCCCGCGGTGGCCCGGCCCGTCGCGCGCCCCGTGACGGTGCTGGAGGAGGACGACGAGGAGGTCATCGTCGGCGAGGAGCTGCCCGCGGGCGAGAAGACCCAGCGCACCTCGCTGGCGGACCTCATCCGGGAGCGAGAGACCCAGCGCAAGCAGCGCCGGGAGCAGGCCCCCGCCGCGCGCCCGCGCGGCTCCGGCGGTGGTGGCGTGCTGGACGACCTGGACTACCTCTTCGGACAGGCTCGCGAGGAGCCCGAGCGGCTGGAGGAACTGGAGCGCCGCTTCTGGGCGCTCATGCGCATCATGGCGCGCAAGGGCCTGCTGTCGAAGGAGGAGTTCACCCGCGAGCTGGATGACGAGGCGGGCGAGGACTGA
- a CDS encoding biopolymer transporter ExbD — MAGGMDLGNSGKGGKKPLDVAINLVPFIDLMAVTISFLIMTAVWTQIGRLQVSQAGGASTEEQQEEEKTKTVQLTLLVTPTELRLTADQSAFDPIPITRDDKGRPDLVKLVARFKELKAQLPDQTAITLQTEDKVRYEDLVRIIDECIGSGLPQVSVSAAMG, encoded by the coding sequence ATGGCCGGCGGAATGGACCTCGGCAACTCGGGTAAGGGTGGCAAGAAGCCACTCGACGTTGCCATCAATCTGGTCCCCTTCATTGATTTGATGGCAGTGACCATCAGCTTCCTCATCATGACGGCCGTCTGGACCCAGATTGGCCGTCTCCAGGTGTCCCAGGCGGGAGGCGCCTCCACGGAGGAACAGCAGGAGGAGGAGAAGACCAAGACGGTCCAGCTCACCCTGCTCGTCACCCCCACGGAGCTGCGCCTCACCGCGGATCAGAGCGCGTTCGACCCCATTCCCATCACCCGGGATGACAAGGGCCGTCCGGACCTGGTCAAGCTGGTGGCGCGCTTCAAGGAACTCAAGGCGCAGTTGCCGGACCAGACCGCCATCACGCTGCAGACCGAGGACAAGGTCCGTTACGAGGACCTGGTCCGCATCATCGACGAGTGCATCGGATCCGGACTCCCTCAGGTGTCCGTCTCCGCGGCGATGGGCTAG